The sequence CCAGTTTTGTGCCCGATCGACAGCCAGCGACGCCAGGTAACCGGCCGTGCCAGGCTCGCTGCCTACCCAGCGCAATGCCAAAGCCCGATGACGTGCTGCGTCTTCCCAGAGCACTGGACTATGTTGCGTGAATTTGAGCGTGACTGTTTGCGGAGAGCCATCCTTCACCGCGATCACGGTCTTCTCCGTCCGCATCAATTCCCATTTTCCGTTGCGCTTGTACTGCAGCGGATTGTCGGGATTGAGTTCCTCGACGTATAGATCTTGCTGGTCCACTCCGAATATCGTGAGCCCCCAGGCGATGTGTTGGTTATGTCCAATCGCCACGCCCGGCAACGCTGGCTCGCCAGCGCCGATCACATCCCATCCAGGCGCGCTGAGATGCACGATGTATCGCAACGACGGGACAGCAATCACGCGATGCGGATCGTTCGCTAATATCGGCTTGCTTGTCGACGTAAGTTTGCCCGAAATGGTCCAGTTATTACTCCCCACGGATGCAGTCTGCAGTGCAAACTCCATTCTCGTGTCCCCACCTATCAGTCCATCCAGTAGTTTCGGAGACAAGCCGGAATAATCCACTCCATTTGCTGCGTCGAGCTTAGTTGGCGGATCGGGATCCAGAATTTGTTGCGTCGTCTCAGCTCCCAGCGTTGTCAGAAGCTCGGCATCTCGCAGCTCAGCATGTGCATTGCCCGTCATCGAGTAAGCGGCCATGCGCGACAAACAGTCTTCGGGCTTCCACGGTTCAGGTTTGAACCCGGCAAGTTGAAAGCTAATCGGCAGCCCCGGACCGCTTGCTGAATCGAGATAGCGAATATAGGCGTTAATTCCGTTGGTAAATGCCGTAAGGATTGCCAGTGTGTCTGGTGAGTAACTTTTGTATTCGCGCTCGAAATCGCCGCGATACTTCAGCAAACGCGCATACCGATCGCGCTCGATTGCGGATTTGCCAAGCACCTCCGCGAGCCTTCCCTGGCCCGCGCGCTTCCACAACTCCATCTGGAACAAACGATCCTGTGCGGCCACGAATCCCTGCGCAAAAAACAAATCGTGCTGGTTCGCAGCGTAGATATGCGCGACACCCCAGTTGTCACGCATGACCTTGACTGGGTGCTCCAGGCCGCTGGTTTGGAGCTCTCCGTTGATTGGAGGATTTGCTTTTTGTGCGCGCGCAGCGAGCTCAGGCTCAGTCGACTGCCGGCTGAAGACAAATGCAGAGAGGAGAGCGGCAATGCAGAACGCATGCGCGAGTTTCATCCCGCAAATTATATGAGTAGGAAGAAGCCCGAAACTTTGAACCGGACAGTGACCGATCAGACGATGCGAATCGTAGGGCAGCTTTCGCGTTCATCAATCAAGCGGCTGCCTGCATGACGTTCCAGGATGTGACGCTGAAATGCGGCGCTCCACAGGTGATGAGCATCCCCAGAATCCAGGTCCTTCGACGACGCATTCACGACAAGAAACTCATCACAGATAGAGCACTGCCGAGTAACTCCGCCAATTTGCCCGAAGAATGTGAAGTGATTTGCCACGAGATGAGTATGCCGCGGCGCCTCCCGAGGCGCAATTTACGCTGGTAACGGCGAAGTGGGTACTTTTGGAATCCCGCGAAAGTAACTCAAGAAACTGCAGACTAATACGCAAAAGGAGCAAACGCCTGAGGACATACAGTCCTCAGGCGTTCGCGTACTCAACTTGTTGGATTAGCGCTGCGGGATATCGGCTTGCGCTGCCGGACTGACGCTCAATGGGCTGAAGGCCCCGCTCCCCATGAGATCGGGATTGATGTCATTCTCGTGGCTTGGTCCGAGTCCGAGTTTGATCAGAGCGCGGGAATCGGGAACAACTTTGCTCTGCCAACCCTGGTCGGCCTGGAATTTGCGCATAGCTGCTGTGGTTCTGGCGTCCCAGAGGCCGTTTGGTTGGCCGTCCAGATACTTTTCCCGGATCAGCGCCGCTTGAATCTCACGGGCGCGATCACTGGCGATAACCTGCTGTCCGTGATGCTTCCACGCAGACTTACGCAGCTTGCTGAAGCGCGAGTGCTTTGTTGAGCTCTTGCCGCTGGCTTTTGGTGTAACTGCAAAAGCCGGCACACCCATCACAACCGCGACCAGAAACGTAATACCGATTTTTTTGAACCGCATAAGCTCCTCTTTTGAAGCCGAGCTATTCCCTCGGCCCAATTCGGGGATTTCTTAACGGGGTATGAAGCAGCTTACCCGACCGAATGTACCTTTGCACCTGAATATTTTTGGGTCCCCACACACTAGTACCATGTACCTTCGGGTGAAGTTAGGATGCGGGAAGCAAGGTGCAGTTCTGCCCGAAGTCTCAGGATTTTTTGGCTGGATCGCAACTAAGTCTTTGCAATCCAGCCATTTAGCTTTTACGGTAGGGTCCCAGCCAGGAAGATGGTGCTGGCATTTCGTCCCCGGCCCTGACGCACTAGGAAGACAACGTCCTGGCCACTCTTGAGTTGGCCTGTGATGCGCCGGAAGTCGTCGTCGCTGTTCACAGCTTGTTTGTTGACTTCAAGGATCACGTCTCCGCGGCTGAGTCCGATATCTTCCGCGAATGATCCGGGCTTCACTTCGCTGACAATCACACCTTTATTTGCAGGAATCCCCAGCCTATCGGCCATATCCGGGGTGATTGGGCGGACCGAAAGCCCCAACTTTCCGGCTACAGGCTGTTCTTGATTAGCGGAATCTTCTTCGTTTGCCGCTGTATTGCCGTACAACTTGGCACGATCGGCGACGGTAACCGTAGTTTCGGCTGACTTCCCGCCGCGTTCATACCCGATCTTTACTTTGCTACCGGGCTTTTCCGCAGAGATGTTGGCGACGAGTTCGTCACCGGTCTTTACCGGTTTGCCATTCACCGACGTAATGGTGTCGCCGATCTTCAAACCTGCCTGATCTGCCGGGCCGTTAGCCGTAACGCTGGAAACCGTGACCCCGCTCTTGGCCCCGTAGACACGAGCAATCGCCGGATTCGGCTGAGCGCTGAAGGCCACACCGATCGATCCGCGTACGACCTTATGGTCCGGACCGATGAGCTGGTTGTAAACCTCGGCCACGGTGTTCGACGGCAAGGCGAATCCAATACCCTGATAGCCGCCTGATTCGGTGAAGATCGCGGTGTTGATGCCAATCACCTCCGAATTCATGTTCACCAGCGGACCGCCGGAGTTCCCCGGATTGATCGCCGCATCGGTCTGAAGGAAATGCTGGAACTGCCGCCGATTATCGATGTCACGTCCCTTCGACGAGATGATTCCTGCGGTGACCGACTCCTCCAGAGCGAATGGGCTGCCGATCGCAAGCACCCAGTCGCCCACGTTCATCGAATCCGAGTTGCCGAGTTTCGCCGAGGCGAGTGGATGATCCACTTCAATCTTGATGACGGCTAAATCGGTTTCCGAGTCAGTTCCGATCACCTTGGCGTCATGCTGCACGCCCGGGGGATCACCATCGAGTTTCACGCGAATGCGATCCGCTTTATCCACTACGTGCTGATTCGTAATGATGTAGCCCTTAGAGTCGACGACGACTCCAGATCCCAGTGAGTGCTCTGTCGTGCTTCCTCCCCCACCAAACGGGCTTCCACCCTGCCCGCCAAAGAAGCGGTCAAAGAAGTCCTGAAATGGATCGCCATCCTGATCGTCCGGAGGTTGCTGACCGCGTCGCCGCGGCCGGGGAGTAGTAGCCTTCGGCGTGGATTCCGTATTGATATTCACAACGCTCGGCTCAAGCGTCTTCGCAACCTGGCTGAAGGCATTCGACAACTGCTGCGGGGAGGGCACCTTCAACGGCGTGGCGTCAGAGCTATTTACGCTCTTGGTGGCACCTTTTACGCCCTTTTGTATGACGGTACCGATAAGAATGCCGACAAACAGGGTCAGCACCACGAGGATAGTAGACAAGAAACGGTGCGACCGCATTCGATCTCTCAATGACATACGTGATTCCATGATCTTTCCTCGCCAAAAGTTGGCAAACGTCCATTATATCGAGTCAGGCGGGATAGCTTGGACAGCAAGGAAGGCAAATTGATTTTCACTTCTATCAATTAGACGCGAGTTCTGTGGCAATAGACGCATAACCACTGGGAGCGTAAGCACGCGCGGGAATCCGACGTACTCATGTATGCGATCCGTCCTTTTGACGCTTAGCAACTTCTACGCGGCTGCCACTTTACCTGCACCAAGATTCTTACTCGCAGGCTGCTTCGCGGTAATGTTTTGCGCCACGGCCCACGCCGCCGATGCTATCGCCCACGAAATGAAGAACGCCGTCCAAGGCAATCTGGCTTTCGGCGAGGCGGCAATCGCCGGTCCCCAAACCAGAATCGTAAACACTCCGATCATCGCGGCTTCCGCAAACGCGGCCACACGCGGCAAAACCGAGAACAGCACACCGAGGCCGGCGGCGATGTGTCCGGCGCCCGTCAGATACGCCCAGCCTTCACGGTAAGGCAGCCACGCCGGCACGAAGGCCACAGTCTCCTTCACGTAGACGATGTGCGAGAGCCCGATCGGTATGAGCCACACCCCATAAAACATCTTCACGAAACGGAGGGTTTTCTCGCTGCTGAGGAACGTTATTAGCGAGCCTTCTTGCGGCTCCGCCAGCCGTGCGAACAGAAACCAGCCTCCGGCAAATAGGGCGGCAATCTCGCCAAACCCCAGCCAGACCGCCTCCACCCCTGGCGCCACAAACAATGCCGGCAACTTCAAGCACATCCAGATCAGGAGATAGGGAAACAGGATGCGCGCCGCCCACGCTGCCGTAGCTCGAAACAGCAACCCAACTCCGCCGACAACCATGAGGACGCCCGAAGCATACGCAAGAGCAGTCCGTCCTGGGACCCACGCCGCAACCGGCTGCCACACCATCGCAAAATCACCATAGATCAGCGCGAGGACACCCAATCCAACCATCCCGAAGGCAAACGCCGTCAACGGCGGCTGCTGGCTACGAGTCATGGGCGTCAACCTTACTCGAAGAGAGATTTAGTGATCAAGAATTCCGTCCCTGCTTTTGACGAAGCCGGTAAGGACAGGCCAGAACTCTGTATGGAGAACAAATAGCGATAGCGAATAAACGCGACTAGGAGGCCGTGGAGAGGTTTCTGCTGCCTCGAACGTATCCAGGAGCCGCCAAGTTTCTCCGACGCCTTAAAACGTCCCCAATTGCAAATTTCCCACTCGGGCAAAAAATCATTACCGGCGGCGGTAGCCGCTGGTTTCTGTAATAAGGATGAAATCAATCTCTGTCACACTTGCGACGATGGTTACCAGGTGCCCAGCATTTTCAATTATTTGCATGGAGCCATCGAAGCTCTTGTGCGTAGTTTGAGGCAGAATGGTGAGCTTTTTGGGGCACTGAAGCGCAACTTATGAGGCGTTTTGAGGCACTTTAAGGGCATCACAAGGGTTCTCCCTCGCGAACACCGCGCGGGAACGGGGCACCCTTTGTCCGGGAGTCCACTGCAACAACCAACACGGGAAAGTATTGGCCATTTCGTCCAATAATGAAGTACCAAGCGTCCCGAAGTGGAGCGCATCTCAGGCTATCTGGTTTGCATTACAAGGAATAATCCCCTATCTCAGGAGAAATCGATGAATCGAAAAACTCTTAGAACGATCGCATTAAGAAGCTTTGCGCTGGTTGCCGCGTTGGGCGCAGCGTGGCAGGCGCAGGCACAGGACGCCAAAACACCGTATCCGAGCATGGCCCCCCTTGATCAATATCTGATGGCGGATCGGAATGCCGAAATGGCCTTGGCGCGTAGTGCGGCGCCGGAGTCCATCTCGCGCGATGCTGAGGTCCTGGTTCTCGGACGTCACGGTTACGAAACTGCGATTAAAGGGAAGAACGGTTTCGTATGCATCGTGGAACGTTCCTGGACTGCTCCAATCGACGACCCGGGCTTTTGGAATCCGAAGGGGCGTGCTCCGATCTGCTTGAATGCGGCAGCCGCACGCTCCTACTTGCCACGCACGATCAAGAAAACGGACTTGATACTAGCTGGACGTACGAAAGCTCAGATGATTGAGACCATCGCAGCAGCAGTCGACAAAAAGGAATTGCCGGAGATGGAACCTGGGGCTATGTGTTACATGCTGTCAAAGCAGGGCTATCTAAACGATCGCGACGGACACTGGCATCCGCACCTCATGTTTTTCGTTTCACAAGCCGACCCTGCGGCGTGGGGTGCGGATCTGCCGGGCTCTCCCATATTTGCCTTCGACGACACCTGGGAGCGCCTGACTACGTTCCTGGTTCCGGTGCGACAATGGTCGGACGGAACGGCTGATCGCTAAGGCACTGTTTTTTGGGTGCTCGGCAAGATTTCCGATAGTTGTCCCGCGGTCTCTCCATCGGATTCAAGTTGGAAGCTCGCCATGCCGGGTGCCGCACCCTTTACGATTTTTTTAAAAAGTGCCCAATCGAAGTGGCCTTTGAGGAAAAGCTTTCGGAAAGAGTTGCCGACTACACGGAAGTCAGCAATTGCAGCCTTGAACTTTCAAGGAGCTATTCCCGGATTAGCGCCGCGAGTCCGGTGGCACCAGGTTGTTCGCACGATAGTAAACCACAAGCTGGCCATAGTGCTCGCCGCTGTGCTCGATGGCAAACGTCCAGATGGAGGAGCTGTGGGCCAGCCGGTTCCCAAAAAATTTCGATGTATGATCCAGCCCCGCGTCGCCCTGCTGCTGAATCACTTGCGCTCCGTCCGCGACGGCCTCCTCGACGAACTTCACCACATCGGCCTTGGTCTTGAAAACGTCACGCGAAGGATTGTCGCCCTCGCCGAAGTTGGGCCCGAGGTTTGATCCGGAAATCCTCCGTATCAGGACGAAATCCAATGCGGCGGCGTGGAGAAGATTTAAGGCAAAGGTGCGCTGGTCCTTCTGCACCTTGAAGTCGTATTTGTCTTCGGGAAAATCCTTCGCCATGGCGACGAGTTTGTTTCCGATGTCGTTCCACCTGTCCAACATCTCATCGGATCGAGATCGCGCAGGACTCGGAGGTTGGTTCTGCGTTTGGGCCTGACTGAGAAGACCCATTCCGACGGCAGCAAGCAGAGTAACCGCAACTAGCGCAAGCAAAGACCGCTTCATTGGAGATTGCTCCTTATTTTGATCCGCTTTCAGAAATTCCGTCGGGTTAGACGTAGCGCTATTCCCAAAGTTTGAGCAAATCTCGGGATCAAACGGCGAAAAACTTGCATGTGACTGGAACGCGCGGAGCGACAGAAGCAAATGCATTTTTTCATGCGCTTCGCTATGCTACGAAAACATTGGAGCCCATCAGATTCTGCGCGCGTCTAATTCCTGGACTGTTCCCATGTTATTTGACCAGCACCAACCCGGACCCGCTTCCGAAGGCGAAGAAGTGAACCTGCTCCCGCCACCGGAGCTGAACGTGTCGTTATTGCGATCCCTGTTCGCGAACCTGCGCGACCTCGTCTCGCCGAAACGCCTGCCGCCTTTGAAGCTCAGTTCGCGGCCAGTGGATGTCGGCATGCTAGTCGGCGACATCCTCGACGTGCCGTGGTACCGGACGATCTTGAGCAATATTGGCGACGCCATTTCGCCCGATACTCGGCCACCGCTGCAGCTCGAGTCACACCCGGTTGATGTGGAGCTGATCAGCGATCAGCCGGCATGGTGGCGATCGCTGCTACGCAACCTGGCAGACACGGTCGCGCCCGAGCGACAGCCCGCCCTGCGCCTGACCTCAGGGCCGGTGAATCCGCAAATGGCTTCCGAGGTGCTGATCACGCCTCGCTGGTCTTCGCTAATCGAAACGCCCAAAGTCTTTCTTCGTGATCCCTGGAGAGCGCCCCTTGATCGTCCCGAGCCCTTGAATCGTCCGATGCCGGTGGCCGCACCCATACGGACGATACTGGTGCAATTGCCTTCGCTGGACCCGCCTGTTGCCCATGACTTCGACGAATTCGAGCGCAAGCTCGTTGTGCAGCTGCAGCGCTCGATCCGTCGTACCCACATCCGCGAGTTCGTATGGCTCAGCGTTATCGTCGCCGAGGTGATCGCACTAGTGGCGCTGCAGCTAATGCAGCACTGATTTACCTCCAGCTCGGCATTTCCGGCTGGGTGCGCCACCCTTTTTGATTTTTTGCTGACGAACACATGTGCCGGTTCATTCCGGGAAAGCAAGGGCACCGGCCTTAACCGAGTGCCGCGCATTCTGCGGCACGATTGGAGAATAGCCCAGGGTGAAGCGAGCCCGGATTGCCGGCTCGCGAAACCCTGGGTAAGGAGAAGAAAGATTTCTTCCGCGCTGCCGCAGGCCTCAGCGGAGCGCAACGCGCGGAGCGAAGAACAAATGCATTTTTTTATGCGCTCCCCACAGGTGCTCTTATATATAGAAGATAGGAAGACCGGCGGGGGCGGCCGCGTCACTGGCCACCCGAGCCTCGCCCTGCAGGTTAATTGCCGGCGCTCTCCCGTTCCCTCTCCGCTGCAACCTCTGTTCGCTTTGCCTTTTTGGTGCTCTTTCGATCAACCATCCGTGCATAGTCATTCGCGTTGAACGGGTACACTTGAGCCGACTCTTGCCCCGTGGAACTCAGTGTGAGATCCACGCGGCGGTTATACGCCAGCACGATGTTGCCGAACTTCCGGACGACACTCTGGCGGGCTTCATCAGTCAGGCCTGCATTCTCGCTCACGAGTTGTTTGACTTGGTCGGCAGTCAGGTTACTGTCCTTGCCGAATGCGTGAGTCGCAATGTTCGCGTCGGGAATTCCTTGTTCGACCAGGAAGCGCTTGACTAATTCGGCGCGCCGTTCTGACAAGCGCTGGTTGTAGCTCTTAGGCCCGCGCCGGTCAGCGTAGCCAGAAAGAATCAGTTGGGCATCAGGCTTGTAGGCCAGATACTTCTTGAACTCTTCCGCAATTGTCTTAAGCGCCTCTTGTTCGCTCGCGAGCAGCCCCGCTTGAGACTTGCGCGTTCCTGGCTGATCGGTTGGGAAGTAAACGCTGCGCATAGTCAGCGCTCCTGGCTCGATCGAGCCCAGGATGTGCAGCGCAACCGTTTGCGTTTCTGCTCCGCCGCATTCGTTGGTGGCTTTCAGTGTGTAGTTCACTGTCTCATCCACCGGCCCGAAATCACTCTTTTGCGGAGCTACGGTGAAACTGCGGCTGCCGCTGGGATCAACTGTGCCTACTGAATCAATCGATACCGCGGACGCGTTCGAAACCGTCCAGGTTAGCTGCGCTTTGCCGTCTTCGATCACCTGGTTCCCTACGCGCTTGTAGTGGACCTCGTTGGACGAAAGCCCCAGATCCGCCTGAATTGCGCTGTTGACGTCGACCGTCACGCTGGAGGTGGCCGTGCCACCCGGCCCTGATGCCGTCAGGTTGTAAGTCGTCGTTTGCTTGGGCTGGACCGCTACTTCCCCAGAAGCTGTGACCTCTCCAACCGGAGTGATTTCGACTTTAGGTGCGTCAGACGAGGTCCACTTGAGTTGCGAAGTCTCGCCGCAGTTGACTTTCGCTGTGGTAGCTGACAAATCTGCAACAGGCTTCGCAACAGCTACTCTCGCGCTCGCTGTTCCCACTGTAAAGCGTGGTATCGTGCCGAACTTTTCTCCGCGCTTCCAGGGAACAGCCTTCCGGATACCCTTGTGTGCATCCACCACCACGCGCTGATCGGCAGCAACGCTAACCGGGCCAGACCACACATCTTTATCCTTGCTCTGGATGCTCACCTGATAAGTGCCAGGCGGAACCACCAATTCCTGCTTGAATAAAAACTCGTTGTTGAACTCGTCACCGTGACCAACGAAGTAATCAGGTGACTTCCCATTCAGCAGGACTGCGTCCCGGCTAGCTCCTTCGATTGTTATGGCGCCGAAGGGCCCGGAAACCTTGCCGCCAGCTGCCTCCAAAGCGACTTCGAGGACAACTGTCTTTTTCGCTACGACCGTCACTGTGCGGGTCACCGGCTGATAGCCGTAGTTAACCAGTTCAACCTTGTGCTCGCCGGCGCTTAGGCTCAGGAAGCTGTGCTTGCTGGCTTCGCCGATTGCGGCGTTATCTACATAGATGTATGCCTGTTTCGGAGTAACGCGAAAATTGACTTTGCCATTCTGCGCAAAAGCTGAGCTTCCAGCGACCAAAAGCAGCACAACGGTCGATAAAACCCAGCGTGAAATATGACGTTCAAATCTCATGATGATTTCCTTCGTTCAACGACAAGAAAATGTGTTCCAGTCGGAAGTTTCGCTGAGCCGCCCTACAGAGCAGAGCTCCGCTCAAGCCTGAAAGGCAACCGCAGTTCCAAATGCGAGAGGCAAGACAGAATCGCCGAGCAGCACTGGTTTTCAACGATTTACATCGCACCACTGTTTAGTATCCGCGGGGCGAACTCGGTAAATAGGTCGCCCTCAACTGTCATCTGCCAAATGCTCGTCAACGGTTTCTGACTCAGACTTCCAGATAACGGGCCCTCGGCTTTCATCCCCGGCTTTTCATCCCGGTACGTCCTACTTTGCTGTCCTCTGCTTTCCCCCGGCTAGTTTCCACGTCTAGAGTCCCTGAGTGGGAGGGCGCGCTGATGAACTCGTTCTTCG is a genomic window of Terriglobales bacterium containing:
- a CDS encoding penicillin acylase family protein, whose amino-acid sequence is MKLAHAFCIAALLSAFVFSRQSTEPELAARAQKANPPINGELQTSGLEHPVKVMRDNWGVAHIYAANQHDLFFAQGFVAAQDRLFQMELWKRAGQGRLAEVLGKSAIERDRYARLLKYRGDFEREYKSYSPDTLAILTAFTNGINAYIRYLDSASGPGLPISFQLAGFKPEPWKPEDCLSRMAAYSMTGNAHAELRDAELLTTLGAETTQQILDPDPPTKLDAANGVDYSGLSPKLLDGLIGGDTRMEFALQTASVGSNNWTISGKLTSTSKPILANDPHRVIAVPSLRYIVHLSAPGWDVIGAGEPALPGVAIGHNQHIAWGLTIFGVDQQDLYVEELNPDNPLQYKRNGKWELMRTEKTVIAVKDGSPQTVTLKFTQHSPVLWEDAARHRALALRWVGSEPGTAGYLASLAVDRAQNWNEFLAALERWKLPPENMVYADTDGNIGEQSAGLTPIRSWTGLLPVLGSDGNHEWSGFVPLDQLPRTFNPAEGWFATANNRTIPEDYKYKVGFEWATYRIERIRQVLSGFGEKQRKIRMADVEDLQRDVYSLPANELIPMLPRRSDGPERRFLEILKDWDRLMRSTSVAAALYEVWENHLRSALLGKIAGASAPKAVHLSTQQAMDCLKSLPPDEQQQVLLSTLLDAGHELEQKAGTDPALWSWGSLHTMTFRHALDQLAGAKPLFDLGPVARPGDANTVNATGSGTGSFQQSSGASYREIFDLSNFDNSLAINTPGQSGEPGSRHYSDLLPLWEAGQYFPLLYSKQAIEENATDVLTLVPEKGSKR
- a CDS encoding peptidoglycan-binding domain-containing protein codes for the protein MRFKKIGITFLVAVVMGVPAFAVTPKASGKSSTKHSRFSKLRKSAWKHHGQQVIASDRAREIQAALIREKYLDGQPNGLWDARTTAAMRKFQADQGWQSKVVPDSRALIKLGLGPSHENDINPDLMGSGAFSPLSVSPAAQADIPQR
- a CDS encoding Do family serine endopeptidase, which codes for MRSHRFLSTILVVLTLFVGILIGTVIQKGVKGATKSVNSSDATPLKVPSPQQLSNAFSQVAKTLEPSVVNINTESTPKATTPRPRRRGQQPPDDQDGDPFQDFFDRFFGGQGGSPFGGGGSTTEHSLGSGVVVDSKGYIITNQHVVDKADRIRVKLDGDPPGVQHDAKVIGTDSETDLAVIKIEVDHPLASAKLGNSDSMNVGDWVLAIGSPFALEESVTAGIISSKGRDIDNRRQFQHFLQTDAAINPGNSGGPLVNMNSEVIGINTAIFTESGGYQGIGFALPSNTVAEVYNQLIGPDHKVVRGSIGVAFSAQPNPAIARVYGAKSGVTVSSVTANGPADQAGLKIGDTITSVNGKPVKTGDELVANISAEKPGSKVKIGYERGGKSAETTVTVADRAKLYGNTAANEEDSANQEQPVAGKLGLSVRPITPDMADRLGIPANKGVIVSEVKPGSFAEDIGLSRGDVILEVNKQAVNSDDDFRRITGQLKSGQDVVFLVRQGRGRNASTIFLAGTLP
- a CDS encoding DinB family protein, whose protein sequence is MKRSLLALVAVTLLAAVGMGLLSQAQTQNQPPSPARSRSDEMLDRWNDIGNKLVAMAKDFPEDKYDFKVQKDQRTFALNLLHAAALDFVLIRRISGSNLGPNFGEGDNPSRDVFKTKADVVKFVEEAVADGAQVIQQQGDAGLDHTSKFFGNRLAHSSSIWTFAIEHSGEHYGQLVVYYRANNLVPPDSRR
- a CDS encoding OmpA family protein, producing MRFERHISRWVLSTVVLLLVAGSSAFAQNGKVNFRVTPKQAYIYVDNAAIGEASKHSFLSLSAGEHKVELVNYGYQPVTRTVTVVAKKTVVLEVALEAAGGKVSGPFGAITIEGASRDAVLLNGKSPDYFVGHGDEFNNEFLFKQELVVPPGTYQVSIQSKDKDVWSGPVSVAADQRVVVDAHKGIRKAVPWKRGEKFGTIPRFTVGTASARVAVAKPVADLSATTAKVNCGETSQLKWTSSDAPKVEITPVGEVTASGEVAVQPKQTTTYNLTASGPGGTATSSVTVDVNSAIQADLGLSSNEVHYKRVGNQVIEDGKAQLTWTVSNASAVSIDSVGTVDPSGSRSFTVAPQKSDFGPVDETVNYTLKATNECGGAETQTVALHILGSIEPGALTMRSVYFPTDQPGTRKSQAGLLASEQEALKTIAEEFKKYLAYKPDAQLILSGYADRRGPKSYNQRLSERRAELVKRFLVEQGIPDANIATHAFGKDSNLTADQVKQLVSENAGLTDEARQSVVRKFGNIVLAYNRRVDLTLSSTGQESAQVYPFNANDYARMVDRKSTKKAKRTEVAAERERESAGN